AGTACCTCATGAGTTCTAACGCCCTTCTCTAGCCTTGGCTTAGCAATCTCAGGCCATTTCTCAGGAAAGCCCTTTAGTCTGAACCAAACCCTTCTCGGACACATCAAGGCTTCACTGGCATAAAACTCTATCAATACTTCTCCCTCCAGGAAATACTTCGTATTGGGCGTCAGCTAATACCGACTTCATCACTGTTCAGGCTGGGCAAGGCTCGTCATCCGCCAATGCTATTATCGCAAGTGTTTTTAAGAACTTTATTTAATATACCTTCGCCGACAGCGAGGGTACAATCCCTCGCAAGGGCTCGGTCCACCCGCCCCCGCAAGGTGTCGGGTTCGATGAGCGGGGTGTGCTCACGCCGAGCCCACAGGGCCGGTGCATCCGCCCGCGGGATCAATGACCGACGGGTCTCTGTTGCCGGCCCACAGCAAAAATTTAATTACCAATTTCTTAATAAATAACTGGAGGCTCTTCAATGGTGATAATACCAAGGCCAATAGATCCCAGGGATATCAAGAAGATTAGAAAAGAGCTAGGAATAACTCAGGAGGAGCTAGCAAGGAAGGCTGGGGTAACCCAAGCATATATAGCAAAGCTCGAAGCGGGAAAAGTTGATCCAAGGCTTTCAACTTTCAACAGGATCCTAAGAGCCTTAATAGAGTGTCAAAAAACAAGAGTAACAGCAAAAAGCATAATGTCTTCGCCAATAATCTACGTAACACCAAAGGACAAGGTAGAGAAAGTCGTTAAGCTCATGAAAAAGCATAATATATCCCAAGTTCCTGTAATGGAAGGTGATAGAGTAATAGGCTCAATAACTGAGAGACTCTTGGTTAGAAAGAGCTTGGAAGATGAGGACATATATTCTAAAAAAGTCGAAGAGATAATGGAAGGTCCGTTTCCATTTGTCTCGGAAGATGAGGATCTCGAAGTTATCAAGTACTTACTCGAAGAGCATCCCGCCGTAATAGTCCAAGGAAAGAACGGAAAGCCTATTGGGATAATAACCCGGTCTGACATATTTAGGTTAGGCTAACCAAAGGTGCACAACCTTTCTATCAAAAAATTTTCATAAATTTTCTGGAAAATATTTTGTTCAGGTGAAACATAGTGAGAATACGAGATCATCCTATTCTGGAATTTAAACGCGGAAGAGAAGTGACAATATATTACAATGGAAAGCCAATAAAGGCATATGAAGGCGAAACAATAGCAGCAGCACTACATGCTGCAGGAATCAAAGTTCTGAATACTTCGAGAGTTAAGAAAAGACCAAGAGGATTGTTTTGTGCAATTGGAAAGTGTTCCTCATGCCTAATGACTGTAAATGGAATTCCAAACGTGAGAACCTGCATAACACTTGTCGAAGATGGAATGAGAATTGAGGAGAACAAACCAGTTCTACCAAAAAATGAAGGCAGTAATAATGGAAAACACGCCAGAAAAGTTGATGCAGACATCGTGATTATAGGGGGAGGGCCAGCAGGATTAATGGCCGCGATAAGCGCCCATGATGTGGGGGCTAAAGTTGTTCTAATAGACGAGAACCCAATACTGGGAGGACAACTTGTTAAGCAAACACACAAGTTCTTTGGAAAAAGGGAACAATTTGCGGGTGTAAGAGGGATTAAAATCGCAAGAATACTTGAAGAAGAAGTCAAAAAGAGGGGGATAGAAGTTTTTCTCGAAACGTCCGCGGTAGGAATATTTCAAGAGGGAGATAAAAAGCTTGTTGTAGGGGTTAGGAGAGAGAAGGAGCTAATAGAATTCTATGGAAAGGCTGTCATTGTAGCAACAGGAGCCATGGAGAAAGCAATTCCTTTTGAAAACAATGACCTACCTGGAATATACGGAGCAGGTGCTATTCAAACTCTCATGAACACTTACGGTATAAAGCCCGGAGAAAAAGCCCTAATAGTTGGAGCAGGCAATGTTGGATTAATTCTTGCATATCAGCTACTACAAGCAGGTGTTGATGTAAAAGCTATAGTGGAAGCAATGCCAAAAATCGGTGGGTATTTTGTCCATGCTGCAAAGGTGAGGAGATTAGGCGTCCCGATCCTAACCAGACACACTATTCTAAGAGCAGATGGAAAAGACAGAGTAGAGAAAGCTGTAGTTGTACAGATCGACGAAAAATGGCAACCAATTCCTGGAACAGAAAAAGAATACGATGTTGACCTAATTGCAATTGCCGTTGGCCTAAGGCCAAGTATAGAGCTTCTCCAACAGGCAGGATGTCAGATAAGATACATCAGGGAGCTAGGAGGGCACGTTGCTGTTAGAGACGAATGGATGGAAACCACGGTGAGAGGGATCTTTGTAGCAGGGGATACAGCCGGAATAGAAGAGGCAACCACTGCAATGCTAGAGGGAAAAATAGCGGGAATTGCTGCAGCACTAAGATTGGGAATTGGGGAAGATAGATGGGTGAAAGAGATAGAGAAGGCCCAAAGAGACTTAGAAGAGTTCCGTTCCGGACCATTTGGAAGGCATGTAAGTGAGGGTATTAAGAAGCTTCTGGAGGGATTATCATGAGCGAAATTCCAAATTATTTGAGATTCGGTTATATAACACCCGAAGAACTCTTCACAATAATCCCAAAACCCAGCGAGGAAAGATTAAGAAAAAGACCAGTTGCCGTTCCAGAATGCCCCCAACAAATTCCTTGTACTCCATGCAAGGAAATATGCCCAACAAATGCTGTAATTATGGAGCATCCAAATGATATACCCATTGTAGATTATGAAAAGTGCATTGGCTGTTCACTTTGTGTTCAGATATGTCCTGGGCTAGCATTTTTCATGATTCATTACATAGGAAATAAGGCCAGAATAACGATGCCATATGAACTTTTACCATTGCCGAAACCAGGAGAAGAAGTAATTCTCCTTAACAGGATTGGAGAAGAAGTTGGAAGAGGAAAAATTATCTCCGTCGTCCCTCGGGAGAAAGCGAAAGGAGATACACCAATAATTACAGTTGAGGTTCCCATCGAGCTTGCTTGGGATGTAAGAGCCATTAGGGTGGTGAGAGAATGAGAATAGTTTGTAGATGCAATGATGTTACCGTTGAAGATATTGAAAAACTCATTGATGAAGGAGTAACGGATCTAGAAGAGCTCAGAAGACTCCTGAGGATCGGAATGGGGCCTTGTCAGGGAAGAACATGTATTCCAATAGTTATCTCAATCCTGGCAAGAAAAACAGGCAAGAGGCCGGAGGACATTGCCCTACCAAATGCCAGATTCCCAGTAAGACCTGTAAAAATTGAAGCTCTGGTGGGGGGAGAGAAATGATAGGAATCATTGGGGGCGGAATCATTGGAGTAGCAACTGCTTATGAGCTCGCAAAACTTGGAGAGGATGTTATAGTTTTTGAAAAGAGATACCTCGGGTCGGGCTCAACGTTCAGGTGTGCGAGTGGTATCAGGGCCCAGTTCACAGATGAAGCTAACATAAAGCTAATGAAGTACTCAATTGAAAGATGGGGACAACTAAGCGAGGAGCTAAACCACGATATAATGTTCCAGCAAACAGGATACTTATTTTTAGCAACAAGTGAAGAGGAAGTTGAAGCCTTTAAAAGAAATATAAAACTTCAAAACAAATTCGGTGTTCCAACAAAACTAATAACTCCCGAGGAAGCAAAAGAAATAGTACCTCCATTGAACAAAGACGCATTTTTGGCAGCAGCCTGGAACCCAGAGGATGGAAAGGCGAGCCCCTTCCACACCCTTTATGCATATAAAAAGGCAGCAGAAAAGTTAGGGGCTAGGTTCCATGAATATACCAAGGTTACCATGATAGAGAAAGAGGATAAATGGAAAATTAAAACAACGAGGGGAGAATTCAAAGTAGACGTGGTTGTCAATGCAACTAACGCTTGGGCCAGGGAGATAAACTCAATGATCGGAAAGGACATAATCCCAATAAAGCCTTACAAGCACCAACTAGTAAAAACAGAACCTCTCGAGAGGGGACAAATTGAACCCCTTGTTTGCCCTCCAGCATGGAACGATAGTTACGTGATTCAGGATGGCGAAGACGGAGGAGTTATTTGCGGAACGGCGTTGGAATATGAAACTTCTCCAGATGATGTAACTCCAACTTATGACTTTGCTAAAGAAGTCCTTAAGTGGGCAGTAAAGATAATCCCAGCACTGAAACACGTTCATATTGTAAGACAATGGGCCGGACACTATGCAAGAACTCCGGACAACAACCCCGCTATAGGAGAGATAGAAGATAACTTTTATGTCGCTATAGGATTCTCGGGCCATGGATTTATGATGGCCCCAGCAGTTGCCCAAGCGCTTGCGGAAAGAATAGTGAAGGGTAGGACTAAAGTTCCCCTAGACTGGGAATGGTTTGACCCATTTAGATTCGAAAGAGGAGAATTAAGGAGCTCAGCCTTCCAAATAGGCTGAGCTCATGCCATATCCAATATTTTTCTCAACACTGAACCGACAACATAGCTCGTTAGGAAGTACCATCCAAAGTACCCAAGTTCGTCAGGTCTCAAAGCTGAGTGATACATCTTATGGAATATATCGAATAGGAAGAAATTGAACGGATACTTGACTATAGCAACCTCAAAGTACCATCTCCTCAGCCATCCCCAGAAGATTATGATTATTGGCCAGCTTATCAGCATTGGCTTAAAGAATGCATCTTTCATAATCTCATTTTGCATTTTTAAAAGCTCCAATTGCTTCTGCTGAACTTTTCTTAACTTCTTCTCGTCACCACTTTCCCTGGCCTTTTTAAACTCCTCTTGAATTTCCTTTGCCATCTTTTGCAGTCTCTTCATTTTTTCCTGATCAACAAAGATGTAATTAAGGAATACGAAGAATGCACCCAATATTATCCCGGCTACCGTAACTACCCACATTGGATGGGTTCCCCTAAGAAGAGGACCAAACATCTCATCCAAAGCTAGGTATATTCCCTCAAGCATACTCCTTCACCGCCAGATCAAGTATTTTTACGAGCTCGTTTACAGCCTCTTCAAGACCCTTATCCTCATGATTCTCAATTATCTTAATTAGTGCATTTGAGTGCATTGCATACGCTATAGCAGCGGCCCTATTTAAATCTTGATGTCTTTGGATTTGCTCCTCAGTCTCAACGTCCCTATCCCTTTTGAGATCTCTAAGCCTCCTTCCCAAAATCTCAGCTGGAGTAGCCTCGATTATCACTATGAAGTTAGGATTCAGGGTTCTTATAACATCGTAAGGAAGACCGAGAAGGTAGCCATGGGGAGTTTTTATTGTCGCGTGGGTGTCTATGAGAATTGGCTCACTTTTGGCCATTTCAACTATCTTTTCAGCAACTTTCTTTTGCAACTCCCTTTGAACTTCAAGTGGAAGCTTCCTCATCTCGTCCCTATGTTTTACAAGACCGATACGGAGGGCCTCTTCAAACATGAGATCTCCAAAATTTACGAGTTTAAACTTCGCCTTTGTCCTTTGTAAGGCCAATCGAGTGATCGTGCTTTTACCAACTCCAGGAATGCCGGTGATTATGACTACGAATGGCATTCCACACCCCCAACTTAGAAAGAAGAAAAGCGTTTAAAATTATTATGGAAGAGGGAGATGTCAAGAGGCAAAGAACTTCCTTAAGGCTGGGAACATTTCGCTTATCTGTTCTCTGGCTATCTCTTCATAGAATCTGTATATAATACCAACTGTCAACAGTATTCCTGTTCCAGTTCCTAGGGCTCCAAGGAAGTCAGCTAATACTGCAATCAATGCAACTGTTAATGATCCCCAGAACGTCACGTAGGGGATGTACTTCTGAAGTACTCTCTCAAGTGTCCTAGGATCTCTTCTGAATCCTGGAATTTGAAGGCCAGCTCTTTGCAGTTGCCTTGCTATTGACTTTGCATCAAGTCCAGTCAGCTCAACCCATAGGAATCCAAAGAGCAGGCTGAAAGCTATAGTCATTAGGAGGTAAACTATAGCCCTAACTGGATTGTCTATCACTGTAAAGATGTTCCTTGGCGGGATTACATAGAGAACAAAGCCACTTATAGGTGAACCCGTCCTTGGGTCGAATGTTCCGAGCCACGGATGACCGAACCTATCGAGGAGTCTGGCCCATAGCTGAATGTTAGCATAGAGTGCAAAAGTTAGGATTATTGGAATGTTGCTAACGTAAAGGAATCTTATTGGATACCTCCCCCTGATCGTGACACCTCTGTATCCAAGGGGTATCTCAACGCGCATGCTTTCGAAGTAAACGACCACAAGGAATACTATTATTGTTGCAACTACAGCTAGCATATCAGGGGCATTTCCACCCCTGTAAATGGCCCCCCAAAGATCTCCCTTGAGTATGTGCTGAATGAAGTATGGAATCGCACCTACTATTGCAGGTTCGCCGGTTAGGGGATCAACTATATTAGGATCGGTTAGCGGATTTAGGCTCCTAGTTAATATCCTCTGAGAAACTCCAGCAGCTATGAACAGGCTTATACCACTTCCTATGCCCCACTTACTCACAAGCTCATCTAAGATTATCAGGATCACTCCACCCATTGCAAGCTGGAGTATCATGAGGACCGCAATCGCATGGGTGACATCAACACCAACCCTACCAAAAGCCCCACCTAGTACCCAGATTGCAGCTTCAAAGAAGCACATGAATACTGAGAACACCCTCTGTAGTGCTTGATAAAATCTTCTATCTTCAGGATTTGCCAAGTCGAGCTTAATGATCTCAGAACCCACGAGAAGTTGTAGGATAATTCCAGCAGTTACTATAGGCCCTATACCAAGCGTTAAGAGGGAACCGTTTCTACCAGCAAGGACAACTCTCAGAAACTGGAAGTAATCCTGTATCTGCTTTGGTATTCCATAAACAGGAATTTCAGCAAGGACATAATATAGTATCAGAGCAAGACCTGTCCACATAAACTTTTCCTTTAGAGGAACGTGTTTCTTTGGTCTTTCAACTTCTGGAAACCACTTTTCTAAAGCATAAACTATGTCCCTAGCCCCCATAGTTCAACACCACTGTCCTTTTATGTAGGGAAGCAAAAAATAAAGGGTTCAAACAAGAACGGCCTCTCCCCCAGCTGCTTTAATCTTCTCCTCAGCCTTGGGGGAGAAGGCCCTAGCTTTAATGATGAGCGGTCTAGTGAGCTTGCCAGTCCCGAGAACTTTATCAGCAAACTGAGTTGTATCGACGATTATCTTGCCTTCCTCCTCGTATGCAATTCCCATTTGGATAAGCTCATCTAGGTGCTCGTCAATGAACTTGAGATTAACTATCCTGACCTCTCTCTGAACCTCGGGGGGTCTTGAGAATCCCCTCTTTCCTAGATGATCTGGAGCATACTTGATCGTCCATGTCCACTTGCTCTTGTTCCTCTTACCTGTTCCTGCCATACCTCTACCGCCTTTACTTCCTCCTCCCCTGTGCTTCTTCTTGCATCCCCAGCCATGAGTGTGGCTTCCTCTAAGCTTCCTGACCTTCTTCCTTCTCCTAATCATCTCACCCACCTCAGAGCATTCTCTCAATGAGATCGTTTATCTTCTCCCCTCTGTACCCAAGAGCTCCTCCTTCCTTGAAAGATCTCTTTTTGCTCCCTCTAAAGCCTCCCCTTGGAGGGTGAAGCCTGAATACTGGCTTAAGATTTGGTAGGTCTTTAAGGCTCATCTCTCCATTTACAACTTTCTCTGCAAATTCTTCAATTGTTATTCCAAGCTTCTCCTTGACGTACTCATCTGTAACTGGCTTGTTACCAATGAGCCTTCCTCTCTTCCTTATTAACTTCGCAAGGGTCTCTGCGTTTATTTCTCCCCAAGTTATGTAGTCTTTAGCCTTCTGGAGCATTCCAAGATAGCTTGGAGTATCATCCACTATAACACAGTGGTTAACCCTGTGGAGTCTGAGCATTGCGAGGGTGTCTCTTACGGGCCTCTTAACGTTAACCCTACCCCTGATCCTAATTACTGCGAGCTTTGCCATTTCTGCTCACCTCATTCAAGGGTAAAGCTTGCGGGCATTGCCCTTCCAACGACTATTCCGTATCTTTCAATCATCTCAGGTGTCACAACAACTCTGTTCGTATTGTAGAGAGCATTGAACACTGCTTTTGCAAAGTTTACTGTTGTTCTTGTTTCACCTAATGTTTGGGACCATACATCTTGAATTCCTGCCAACCTTAGTATCTTCTTACCAACGTCACCTATGACAAGACCAAGACCTCTTGGCCCTGGAATTAGCTTAACCCTAACGCTACCTTCTTTACCCTCGACTGTGAATGGAACTGAATGAGGCCTCCTGCACCTGCACTCCCAGGAACCACAACCTCTCTTTATCTCTATTATGTTAAGCTTAGCGTAGTTTATGGCCTTCCTTATTGCAATTCCAACTTCCCTTCCATGTCCAATTCCAAGTCCCACATAGCCATCCCTGTTACCAACCGCAGCCAGAACCCTGAACCTAACCCTTCTACCGCTATCCGTCATTCTAACCGTCAGCGTTATGTCCAGTATTTCCTGGTTCTCCCTAGCATTGACCTCTGGTAACAAGACGTCTATTATTTCTGGCTCTTTAATCTGGTAACCCTTTCTAAATATCTCATGAATGTCAGTTATCTGCCCCTCTTTAACTAGCATTCCAAGCTTTGTCCTTGGCTCCCATTCATCTAAAACCCTCTTTGCATACTCTTTCCATTCCTGACTCATTCTCTCGCCCCCTCACCCTCAAATTTCTCAATAATTCTCGCCTTAACCTCTTCAAAGTGTTCGGGAAGCTTTTCAGGATCAAGGCCCTTTTCGAGATATCCGCCAAATTGCCTTCTAAACTTCTCCTCATCTTGCTCCTTAAGCATCTTGGCATACTCAGCAATGTGTTCTCCTCTTATCCTGTAATCCTCGGGGAATATCTCTGGACTGTGGGGAACATTAAGACCTGCATCAACCGCACCCTTAAGTACGGCAAATACTGAACTCCCCCTGACAGGTGGATGTAGCCCTATGTCAAGTATTGCCTCCTCAATGCCAGCCTTCTTCGCCTTGTAACCTATTAGCAGACCGAGGAGATAGGCAGAGGGGGTATTGCCACAATGACCCTTCCATCCAAAGTCCCTTATCAGCTCTCTTGTATGTGCTGAGACCAATGTTCTGTCGCCCTTTGGATCGTAAACTATTATCTGAGCAATGTGATGATTGAGGCTCTTTCTAACTACAAGCCTTGGCTTTCCTGACTTGAGAAGCTTAAGTCTCTTCCTGTAGTTTGTCTTACCTTCTCTCCTCCTTCTGAACGGGACTCTATACCTAGGACCGTGAGCCATTTCTCTCACCTCACTTCCTCAAAAGACCATGTTCTTCGAGGAACAAATACAGCTGGTGCTTGCTCTTGAACTGTCCACCCTTGGCTCTAATGTAGAGCATTCTATAGGTCTTCCTATCGATTTTCTTTTGCTCCTTCAACTTCCTGAGCTCCCTTCTTAAAGCCCTAATTGTTTTAATCCAGAGCTCCTTCTTACCCATCCTTGCAGTCTTCTTACCTTTTCTGCTTCCTGGCCCCCTGTGTCTGCCCTTCTTTTTCTGTTCATGTCTTAGTTTTGCCCTGTACCTACTCTGTCCCTTGATTGGCTTCTTCTTAATGACGCCCTCCTTGATTAATCTCTTTATATCTTCCCTCGTTATTGCATCAGCAACTTCATCAACTCTCTCAGGATCAATCCAAATCCTATTCTCACCACACTTGAGCAGTTCAGCAGCAATTCTCTTCTGCATCTTTAAGGTCTTCATTCTCTCACCTCACAGTCTTGGGTTTAGCACCTTAATTCCTAGCTCTTCAGCCCTCTTGAGTATCTCAATCCTCTTCTTCCTACCAACAGTATGAGCTATTCTAGCAGCCTGCCTCTTTGGATCAAGCGCTTCAAGTTCCTTAACGTTATGAACTAGAACCTCCTCGTATCCGCTTGGATGAAGCCCTCTAACAAGCCTTGGAGAGCTCCAACCAATGCTTGGTGATCTTGGCTTGCCTTTAAGCTTAAGCCTCATCTTGCTGTCTATTCCCTTGGGCCTTCTCCATTTAGGATCGTTCTTGAACTTTGGATACCTCCACCATTCCTGCCTAAGGAACCTTGGCTTTTTCCTCTTGAGTCTCGCCCTCACGCGAAGGAGCCTCTTAAACTCTTTCTCGTCCATATATCCCACCTCAGAACGTTATAGGCTTGCCAGCTTTCTCAACAATGTAGATACCATCCTGGAAAACTCTCCTATCCCACTTGGTTATTCTAGTTGCCTGCTCAATATTTGCAGCGGTTTGCCCAACTGCCTCCTTGTCTATTCCTTCAACAATTATCTCCTGGCCTCTAACTTTTACAGTAACACCTGGGAGAATCTTGGCCTTTCTCGG
This is a stretch of genomic DNA from Pyrococcus sp. ST04. It encodes these proteins:
- a CDS encoding CBS domain-containing protein, giving the protein MVIIPRPIDPRDIKKIRKELGITQEELARKAGVTQAYIAKLEAGKVDPRLSTFNRILRALIECQKTRVTAKSIMSSPIIYVTPKDKVEKVVKLMKKHNISQVPVMEGDRVIGSITERLLVRKSLEDEDIYSKKVEEIMEGPFPFVSEDEDLEVIKYLLEEHPAVIVQGKNGKPIGIITRSDIFRLG
- a CDS encoding FAD-dependent oxidoreductase, translated to MRIRDHPILEFKRGREVTIYYNGKPIKAYEGETIAAALHAAGIKVLNTSRVKKRPRGLFCAIGKCSSCLMTVNGIPNVRTCITLVEDGMRIEENKPVLPKNEGSNNGKHARKVDADIVIIGGGPAGLMAAISAHDVGAKVVLIDENPILGGQLVKQTHKFFGKREQFAGVRGIKIARILEEEVKKRGIEVFLETSAVGIFQEGDKKLVVGVRREKELIEFYGKAVIVATGAMEKAIPFENNDLPGIYGAGAIQTLMNTYGIKPGEKALIVGAGNVGLILAYQLLQAGVDVKAIVEAMPKIGGYFVHAAKVRRLGVPILTRHTILRADGKDRVEKAVVVQIDEKWQPIPGTEKEYDVDLIAIAVGLRPSIELLQQAGCQIRYIRELGGHVAVRDEWMETTVRGIFVAGDTAGIEEATTAMLEGKIAGIAAALRLGIGEDRWVKEIEKAQRDLEEFRSGPFGRHVSEGIKKLLEGLS
- a CDS encoding 4Fe-4S binding protein, whose amino-acid sequence is MSEIPNYLRFGYITPEELFTIIPKPSEERLRKRPVAVPECPQQIPCTPCKEICPTNAVIMEHPNDIPIVDYEKCIGCSLCVQICPGLAFFMIHYIGNKARITMPYELLPLPKPGEEVILLNRIGEEVGRGKIISVVPREKAKGDTPIITVEVPIELAWDVRAIRVVRE
- a CDS encoding (2Fe-2S)-binding protein, producing the protein MRIVCRCNDVTVEDIEKLIDEGVTDLEELRRLLRIGMGPCQGRTCIPIVISILARKTGKRPEDIALPNARFPVRPVKIEALVGGEK
- a CDS encoding FAD-binding oxidoreductase: MIGIIGGGIIGVATAYELAKLGEDVIVFEKRYLGSGSTFRCASGIRAQFTDEANIKLMKYSIERWGQLSEELNHDIMFQQTGYLFLATSEEEVEAFKRNIKLQNKFGVPTKLITPEEAKEIVPPLNKDAFLAAAWNPEDGKASPFHTLYAYKKAAEKLGARFHEYTKVTMIEKEDKWKIKTTRGEFKVDVVVNATNAWAREINSMIGKDIIPIKPYKHQLVKTEPLERGQIEPLVCPPAWNDSYVIQDGEDGGVICGTALEYETSPDDVTPTYDFAKEVLKWAVKIIPALKHVHIVRQWAGHYARTPDNNPAIGEIEDNFYVAIGFSGHGFMMAPAVAQALAERIVKGRTKVPLDWEWFDPFRFERGELRSSAFQIG
- a CDS encoding EMC3/TMCO1 family protein, yielding MLEGIYLALDEMFGPLLRGTHPMWVVTVAGIILGAFFVFLNYIFVDQEKMKRLQKMAKEIQEEFKKARESGDEKKLRKVQQKQLELLKMQNEIMKDAFFKPMLISWPIIIIFWGWLRRWYFEVAIVKYPFNFFLFDIFHKMYHSALRPDELGYFGWYFLTSYVVGSVLRKILDMA
- a CDS encoding adenylate kinase is translated as MPFVVIITGIPGVGKSTITRLALQRTKAKFKLVNFGDLMFEEALRIGLVKHRDEMRKLPLEVQRELQKKVAEKIVEMAKSEPILIDTHATIKTPHGYLLGLPYDVIRTLNPNFIVIIEATPAEILGRRLRDLKRDRDVETEEQIQRHQDLNRAAAIAYAMHSNALIKIIENHEDKGLEEAVNELVKILDLAVKEYA
- the secY gene encoding preprotein translocase subunit SecY; this encodes MGARDIVYALEKWFPEVERPKKHVPLKEKFMWTGLALILYYVLAEIPVYGIPKQIQDYFQFLRVVLAGRNGSLLTLGIGPIVTAGIILQLLVGSEIIKLDLANPEDRRFYQALQRVFSVFMCFFEAAIWVLGGAFGRVGVDVTHAIAVLMILQLAMGGVILIILDELVSKWGIGSGISLFIAAGVSQRILTRSLNPLTDPNIVDPLTGEPAIVGAIPYFIQHILKGDLWGAIYRGGNAPDMLAVVATIIVFLVVVYFESMRVEIPLGYRGVTIRGRYPIRFLYVSNIPIILTFALYANIQLWARLLDRFGHPWLGTFDPRTGSPISGFVLYVIPPRNIFTVIDNPVRAIVYLLMTIAFSLLFGFLWVELTGLDAKSIARQLQRAGLQIPGFRRDPRTLERVLQKYIPYVTFWGSLTVALIAVLADFLGALGTGTGILLTVGIIYRFYEEIAREQISEMFPALRKFFAS
- a CDS encoding uL15m family ribosomal protein, which produces MIRRRKKVRKLRGSHTHGWGCKKKHRGGGSKGGRGMAGTGKRNKSKWTWTIKYAPDHLGKRGFSRPPEVQREVRIVNLKFIDEHLDELIQMGIAYEEEGKIIVDTTQFADKVLGTGKLTRPLIIKARAFSPKAEEKIKAAGGEAVLV
- a CDS encoding 50S ribosomal protein L30, whose translation is MAKLAVIRIRGRVNVKRPVRDTLAMLRLHRVNHCVIVDDTPSYLGMLQKAKDYITWGEINAETLAKLIRKRGRLIGNKPVTDEYVKEKLGITIEEFAEKVVNGEMSLKDLPNLKPVFRLHPPRGGFRGSKKRSFKEGGALGYRGEKINDLIERML
- the rpsE gene encoding 30S ribosomal protein S5, whose translation is MSQEWKEYAKRVLDEWEPRTKLGMLVKEGQITDIHEIFRKGYQIKEPEIIDVLLPEVNARENQEILDITLTVRMTDSGRRVRFRVLAAVGNRDGYVGLGIGHGREVGIAIRKAINYAKLNIIEIKRGCGSWECRCRRPHSVPFTVEGKEGSVRVKLIPGPRGLGLVIGDVGKKILRLAGIQDVWSQTLGETRTTVNFAKAVFNALYNTNRVVVTPEMIERYGIVVGRAMPASFTLE
- a CDS encoding 50S ribosomal protein L18, which codes for MAHGPRYRVPFRRRREGKTNYRKRLKLLKSGKPRLVVRKSLNHHIAQIIVYDPKGDRTLVSAHTRELIRDFGWKGHCGNTPSAYLLGLLIGYKAKKAGIEEAILDIGLHPPVRGSSVFAVLKGAVDAGLNVPHSPEIFPEDYRIRGEHIAEYAKMLKEQDEEKFRRQFGGYLEKGLDPEKLPEHFEEVKARIIEKFEGEGARE
- a CDS encoding 50S ribosomal protein L19e — translated: MKTLKMQKRIAAELLKCGENRIWIDPERVDEVADAITREDIKRLIKEGVIKKKPIKGQSRYRAKLRHEQKKKGRHRGPGSRKGKKTARMGKKELWIKTIRALRRELRKLKEQKKIDRKTYRMLYIRAKGGQFKSKHQLYLFLEEHGLLRK
- a CDS encoding 50S ribosomal protein L32e — encoded protein: MDEKEFKRLLRVRARLKRKKPRFLRQEWWRYPKFKNDPKWRRPKGIDSKMRLKLKGKPRSPSIGWSSPRLVRGLHPSGYEEVLVHNVKELEALDPKRQAARIAHTVGRKKRIEILKRAEELGIKVLNPRL